GCGCTGCGCAAGCGGGGCTTCAGACTCGGCGTGGTGGCCGACTGCTCCGCCGAGACGATCGCGATCTGGCCGCAGAGCCCGCTCGCCGAGCATCTCGACGGTGTCTCGTTCTCCTGCCAGACCGGGGTGCGCAAGCCCGACTCGGGCGCCTATCTCGTCGCCGCGGCCGCCCTCGAGGTGAGCACCAACGACTGCGTCTACGTCGGCGACGGGATGGATCATGAGCTGAGCGGTGCCGAGGCGGTCGGGATGCGAGCCGTCCGGTTCCAGGCGCCGGCGGCCGGCCGCGATCCGGACTGGAGCGGTCCGACCATCGACGACCTGGGCGAGCTCGTCGGGATGATCGGCGTGCCGATGCAGCGCGATCAGTCCGCATCGCGGACCTTCGTCTCCGGAAACGTGGTGCCCTGGGGGTCGAAGCGATCGCCCCGATGAACCCTCGCTGAGGAGCCGGGCCTCGGCGTGTGGTCACCTCGTGCGGCCTGCTGGTCGGGGGTCAGCGTCCCACTGTCATGGGTCGATGTCAGCCGATGATCGGATCCTCCGGGGGTATCGGTCCACTCTTCGGCACGGTTCCGGTGGGTCTTCGGAATGGTGTCTGATATCGCCATCTTCTGTTACCTGTCCTGTGACAGAAGATGGCCCGGCCGGGCGGCGAGCACGGCAACCCCGTCCGATCCGTCAGGCGGAACCGTGAGCGTGAAATTGGCACGAAATGGCCTTTCACCCCTAGCCAGTGCGCGCGGAAAACGATAAGAATCGATCGACCGACAGGGACGAATTTTTCCGTATCCGACCCCACGTTTCGGATACAGGTTCTTAACAGTCATGGTTTGCCGCCAATGCCCTTGACCGACATGCTTACCTGTCAGTTGACAGTTACATCATGCTCGAGGAGGAACCGGGTGGCGCCAGCTGCAAACCACAGCACCGACACCGTGCTGAACGCACGAGAAGACGCTCGTGCGCAAGGGGGACAGGTCAGCGACTGGATGCCCTACCTGCCGGCCTCGGCGAGCCCGTTCTGCCCGAGCGACGTCGACCCCGACAGCCTGACCTGGGCCGAGACGGTCGCGCCCGGCAACTACACGCACAAGGTCGTCGCCCGAGGCACGCGGATCCGTCTCGAGGACCCGACCGGCGAGGCCTGTGCCCACACGCTGGTCTACAACGCGCTCGAACCGACCGAGCGGCTCAACGTCGCCGACACCCAGAAGATCCCGTGGCAGGCCTATCTCGGCCCCGGCCACCCACTGCTCTCCGGCGACGGACGGGTGCTCGCCACGATGCTCACCGACAGCTCTGGCCGCCACGACGCCTTCTGCGGCACCAGCACCGGCGCCTGGAACGCCCTGCGCTACGGCACCGCGCTGCCCGAGGGCCCCGCTCCCGCCGGCCGTGATCTCTTCGTGAAGGCGGCCGCCAAGCACGGGCTCGGCCCGGCCGACGTGCCGCCGTCGGTCTCGTTCTTCCAAGGAGTGCGCGTCACCGCCGACGGGAGCTTCGACTGGCTCGGCTCGTCAGGGGCCGGCACCGCGGTCGACCTCGTCGCCGAGATCCCGCTCATCGTGCTGATCGCCAACGTCCCGCACCCCCGCGACCCGCGACCGGAATACATCGTCGGGCCGCTGCGCGTGCACGCGTGGCGTACGCCGTCAACGACTCCCACCGGTCCGGGAGACGAGCGCTTCGGCGCCTCTCCCGAGATCCAGCGGGCGTATCTGAACACACTCGACTATGCGGAGGCTCGGGGCCTGTGACAACCACGATCGACAACCCGGTGATGAGGCCTGTGACGACCATTCCTGTCCCGTTGACCACCCATCTGACCCCGGACGGGCAGC
The sequence above is drawn from the Nocardioides albertanoniae genome and encodes:
- a CDS encoding urea amidolyase associated protein UAAP1; amino-acid sequence: MAPAANHSTDTVLNAREDARAQGGQVSDWMPYLPASASPFCPSDVDPDSLTWAETVAPGNYTHKVVARGTRIRLEDPTGEACAHTLVYNALEPTERLNVADTQKIPWQAYLGPGHPLLSGDGRVLATMLTDSSGRHDAFCGTSTGAWNALRYGTALPEGPAPAGRDLFVKAAAKHGLGPADVPPSVSFFQGVRVTADGSFDWLGSSGAGTAVDLVAEIPLIVLIANVPHPRDPRPEYIVGPLRVHAWRTPSTTPTGPGDERFGASPEIQRAYLNTLDYAEARGL
- a CDS encoding HAD family hydrolase, with the protein product MDEGGVRAVLFDLHDTLVPSGHPAEHDAVARAMGADLGVDPDAFATVVSETFDERVRGLMAEMHHTVRYLARQVGGSPTESQVESAIRRRLDYSLSLHGATWALPALKALRKRGFRLGVVADCSAETIAIWPQSPLAEHLDGVSFSCQTGVRKPDSGAYLVAAAALEVSTNDCVYVGDGMDHELSGAEAVGMRAVRFQAPAAGRDPDWSGPTIDDLGELVGMIGVPMQRDQSASRTFVSGNVVPWGSKRSPR